Proteins from one Flavobacterium sp. N2038 genomic window:
- a CDS encoding DUF4142 domain-containing protein has product MKAIPIAKAAFFKIIFLLIILFFTACGKKEHQKGSLIEKEAFSQNRKQQNDKDQLEASFFIATANVSNAIISKSQIAQKRSESKIQDLSKKIENHQSQLLQTISEMANKKLIIITDINAIHKKDLYELTDTNDTTFAKTYLSSIAESLSEQIKLFEKISAETNDEKILKLVLQYLPEQYQLLRETERIQTEFY; this is encoded by the coding sequence ATGAAAGCAATACCCATCGCAAAAGCAGCATTTTTTAAAATCATTTTCTTATTGATTATTTTATTTTTTACTGCATGCGGAAAGAAAGAACATCAAAAAGGAAGCCTGATCGAAAAAGAAGCTTTTAGTCAGAATAGAAAGCAGCAAAACGACAAGGATCAACTTGAAGCCTCTTTTTTTATTGCAACAGCAAATGTGAGTAATGCTATTATTTCTAAAAGTCAAATTGCACAAAAACGTTCAGAAAGTAAGATACAGGATTTAAGCAAAAAGATTGAAAATCATCAAAGTCAATTATTGCAGACCATATCAGAAATGGCCAATAAAAAGCTCATTATTATAACTGATATAAATGCGATTCATAAAAAAGATTTATATGAATTGACCGATACAAATGACACCACTTTTGCCAAAACATACCTTAGCTCAATTGCAGAGTCATTATCGGAACAAATAAAATTGTTCGAAAAAATTTCGGCAGAAACAAATGATGAAAAGATTCTGAAACTGGTGCTTCAGTATTTGCCCGAACAATATCAGCTTTTAAGGGAAACCGAACGAATACAAACAGAATTTTATTAA